CCTGAAGGACCTCCCAGCTGAACAGCTTTGAATTTCTTATCATTTGGAATGCCGCCTCCGAGCTTAAAAATAACATCACGGATGGTAATGCCCATAGGAACTTCAACAAGCCCTGAGTTCCGTATTTTTCCTGCCAAAGCAAACACTTTTGTCCCTTTGCTTTTTTCGGTGCCGTATTTTTTATAGGCATCTGCACCATGAAGAATAATCCATGGCACATTGGCAAAAGTTTCAACATTATTAATGTTTGTTGGCTTTTTCCACAAACCTGCTTCAGCAGGAAAAGGAGGACGTTTGCGGGGCATGCCCCTCTGGCCTTCCACAGATGCAATCAGAGCTGTTTCTTCGCCACAAACAAAGGCGCCTGCGCCTTCTTTAATGTAAATGTCGAAATTAAAACCTTCAACTCCAAAAATATTTTTTCCCAGGTACCCTTTATCACGCGCTTGCTTTAATGCAATATTTAGCCTTTTAATCGCTAGCGGATATTCTGCACGGCAATAAATCACACCAGATGTAGCCTGAATGGTATATGCTCCAATTATCATTCCTTCCAGAACGGAATGCGGATCACCTTCAAGGAGTGAACGGTCCATAAAGGCTCCGGGGTCACCTTCGTCAGCATTACAGATAATGTATTTTTGCTCTGATTTGTTATTATAGGCAAATTTCCATTTCACTCCTGTCGGGAAACCACCACCTCCCCTGCCACGCAAACCGGAATCTATCATAGTCTTAATCACATCTTCATTGCTGATTTTTTCGACAAGTATTTTCTTTATGGACTTGTAGCCATCTCTGGCTTCGTAATCTTCAATGCTTTCAGGGTCAATCATCCCGCAGTTTCGCAAAGCAATTTTTACCTGGTTTTTGAAGAAGTAATCATCAGGCGTATCAAAAATATCAGATTGAACTATAAATTCCCTTACAGGCTCATTGCTTTTCAGATGTTTCTCACATATTTCGACTGCTTTGGTTTCATCAACATTGCCATATAAATAGGAGCCGGAATCGTCAATTACTTCAACAAGAGGCTCCCTGAAACACATACCAATACAACTGGTTCTTTTCAATTCAAAAGTCAGGTTGTCCACTTTTTTCAGGCTTAAGAGTTTGTCGTAGGTTTTTCCAGCCCCAGCTGCAATTCCACAGCTACCAAGGCCTACAATCACTTTTTTTTGTGCCATATTTTGATGTTTGGGCTATTAGTTTAATTCTTTGATTTTTATATCTTTCACAATTTTTACGGCTTCGCTACCGCTGAGTTTACCAAAGGTCTCCACTCCTATCATCATAACCGGAGCAAGGGAGCAACATCCCAGGCATGCCACCGACTCAAGAGTAAAAATCCTGTCTGCTGTAGTTTCTCCATCTTTTACATTCAGCGCTTCCTGCAAGGCATCCGTAATTTTGTTGGCATTCTGAACATGGCAGGCAGTGCCATGGCATACTTTAATAATATGCTTTCCAACCGGATTGAGTCGAAACTGGGCATAAAAAGTAACTACGCCATACATATCGCTCACCTTAAGACCTGTTTCTTCTGAAATTTTTTTAAATGCTTCTTTAGGAATATAACCATAAATATCCTGAGTATGCTGTAATATAGGAATAAGGTTTCCTTTGACATTATTATACTTTTGTAAAATAGGTTCTAATAAACTTAAATCAACATTCGAAGATATGTTTATGTTTTCTTCTTCACTTAGTCTAGTTATTCTCATAATTCATTTTTTTATGCAAATATAATATTGTTGAATATTTCAATTTTATTTCATTTTAAACTTCTTTTATATTAGCTTATAACATATTTATAATCTGATAATTACAAATTGACAGGTAAGTTACTTATTAATAATTACCGAGATCACTTATTCCCATAAAACAAAATAATCTTTCAAATCATTTAAATTTTTCCTAATACATAATATGTGATTCAATATCAAATGTAATAAATTTTTGTTAATTTATTTATTTTAATGTAAAAGACTTACATTTGCATTTTAAAACTAATCCATCTTACTTACTATAAATAATTTTTATAAACCTAAGTTACTTAATTAAAAAATGAAAAACAAATATATTGACTTAATTCAACAAACCTTTGAGTTTCCTCAGGAAGAATTTAAGGTTGAAGAAAATGAACTTTACTTTAATAATATTTGTCTTACTGATTTAATTAAACAATACGGAACTCCCTTGAAGATATCCTATCTACCTAAGATATCTTCAAATATCCAGAGGGCTAAAAAACTCTTTAATGTGGCAATCGCAAAAGCAGATTACCAGGGCGAATACCATTATGCATATTGCACCAAGAGTTCACACTTTAGCTTCACCCTTGAAGAAGCGCTGAAAAACGACATTCATCTGGAAACATCATCCGAGTTTGACATTAACATCATACACAGCCTGTTTGCAAATGAAAAAATTGATAAAAACATCTACATCATTTGCAATGGATTTAAAAAAATCGGATATATTAAAGAGATTTGCGGCCTGATAAATAATGGTTTTGTAAACACCGTACCGGTGCTTGATAATAAAAAAGAAGTTGAATACATCTCAACTCTCAGCAAAAAGAAATGCAAACTCGGTATCCGCATTGCCTCGGAAGAAGAACCACGTTTTGATTTCTATACTTCCCGCCTTGGCATCCGTTACAATGACATTCTTGACTTCTATAAAGCCAATATCAAAGGAAATCCCAAATTTGAGCTTAAAATGTTGCATTTTTTTATCAACACAGGAATCAGGGATAATGCATATTACTGGAACGAACTCATCAAGTGCGTAAATGTATATTGTGAATTAAAGAAAATTTGTAAGGAACTCGACACATTAAATATAGGCGGTGGTTTCCCCGTCAAGAATTCTATGGCTTTTGACTACGATTATGAATATATGGCAGAGGAAATCGTGTTGCAAATAAAAAATGTTTGCCAGCAAAATAATGTTCCCGAACCAAACATTTTTAGTGAATTTGGTTCATATACAGTAGGAGAAAGCGGAGCCATCATTTACTCTGTATTGGGACAAAAAAAGCAAAACGACAGAGAGTTATGGGACATGATTGATAGTTCCTTTATGACTACTTTGCCTGATACATGGGCCATCAATCAGCGTTTCGTTTTGCTTGCAATTAATCACTGGGACAAAGAATACGAACGCGTGCATCTTGGCGGGCTTACCTGCGACAGTCATGACTTTTACAATGCAGAAGCTCACGCTAATGCAGTCTTTTTGCCAAAATTTGACGAACAAGACCCGCTTTATATCGGGCTTTTTCACACAGGCGCTTATCAGGAATCGTTAGGCGGGTATGGCGGCATCCAGCACTGCCTCACTCCGGCTCCCAAACATATACTTATCGAAAAAGATGAAAACGGCGAGCTTTATCCCAAGCTATTTGCCAAAGAGCAAAGTCACAAGTCCATGATGAAAATTCTGGGGTATTAATTTCTTTTCTTATTTTTTTGACATACACAAGCGGAAACCTATATT
This sequence is a window from Bacteroidales bacterium. Protein-coding genes within it:
- a CDS encoding NADH-quinone oxidoreductase subunit NuoF; the protein is MAQKKVIVGLGSCGIAAGAGKTYDKLLSLKKVDNLTFELKRTSCIGMCFREPLVEVIDDSGSYLYGNVDETKAVEICEKHLKSNEPVREFIVQSDIFDTPDDYFFKNQVKIALRNCGMIDPESIEDYEARDGYKSIKKILVEKISNEDVIKTMIDSGLRGRGGGGFPTGVKWKFAYNNKSEQKYIICNADEGDPGAFMDRSLLEGDPHSVLEGMIIGAYTIQATSGVIYCRAEYPLAIKRLNIALKQARDKGYLGKNIFGVEGFNFDIYIKEGAGAFVCGEETALIASVEGQRGMPRKRPPFPAEAGLWKKPTNINNVETFANVPWIILHGADAYKKYGTEKSKGTKVFALAGKIRNSGLVEVPMGITIRDVIFKLGGGIPNDKKFKAVQLGGPSGGCIPEYLADTIVDYDSVNVTGAIMGSGGMVVMDETTCMVDIAKFFLNFTQNESCGKCTFCRIGTKRMLEILTRITEGKGKEGDIETLEELAYQIKDNSLCGLGQTAPNPVLTTIKYFRDEYEAHIRDKKCPAKACKQLLTYVIDPEKCTGCMVCGKKCPVGAIDGEKKQPHFIREGDCIKCGDCYSRCKFDAINIL
- the nuoE gene encoding NADH-quinone oxidoreductase subunit NuoE, whose amino-acid sequence is MRITRLSEEENINISSNVDLSLLEPILQKYNNVKGNLIPILQHTQDIYGYIPKEAFKKISEETGLKVSDMYGVVTFYAQFRLNPVGKHIIKVCHGTACHVQNANKITDALQEALNVKDGETTADRIFTLESVACLGCCSLAPVMMIGVETFGKLSGSEAVKIVKDIKIKELN
- a CDS encoding arginine decarboxylase — protein: MKNKYIDLIQQTFEFPQEEFKVEENELYFNNICLTDLIKQYGTPLKISYLPKISSNIQRAKKLFNVAIAKADYQGEYHYAYCTKSSHFSFTLEEALKNDIHLETSSEFDINIIHSLFANEKIDKNIYIICNGFKKIGYIKEICGLINNGFVNTVPVLDNKKEVEYISTLSKKKCKLGIRIASEEEPRFDFYTSRLGIRYNDILDFYKANIKGNPKFELKMLHFFINTGIRDNAYYWNELIKCVNVYCELKKICKELDTLNIGGGFPVKNSMAFDYDYEYMAEEIVLQIKNVCQQNNVPEPNIFSEFGSYTVGESGAIIYSVLGQKKQNDRELWDMIDSSFMTTLPDTWAINQRFVLLAINHWDKEYERVHLGGLTCDSHDFYNAEAHANAVFLPKFDEQDPLYIGLFHTGAYQESLGGYGGIQHCLTPAPKHILIEKDENGELYPKLFAKEQSHKSMMKILGY